The Christensenella timonensis DNA segment CCGGAAACCGGGAGGCATAAGAAAATGGTTCTTATGAAGATCAAAGGCGGCGGGACGATTAAAATCAAACTCGACGAGAATGCTGCCCCGAAAACAGTAGAAAATTTCAAGAAACTCGTGTCAGAGGGCTTCTATGACGGACTTACGTTCCACCGGGTCATCAAAGGATTCATGATACAGGGCGGCTGCCCAAACGGAACGGGAACAGGCGGCCCCGGATATTCGATCGAAGGCGAATTCGCCTCCAATGGAGTCGAAAATCCTTTGAAGCACAAGCGTGGCGTGATCTCTATGGCGCGCAGCATGGATCCGAATTCGGCGGGATCACAGTTTTTTATCATGCATGCTGACGCACCCCACCTGGACGGTCAATATGCGGCGTTTGGCAAGGTGACGGAAGGCATGGACATCGTAGATGAGATCGCTTCCATGAAAACGGATTTTTCCGATAAACCCCTTGCCGATATCGTGATCGAAAAAGTGACTCTGGAAGAAGAATAAGACGACGATATGACACATTAAAAGAACCGTCCTAAGGACGGTTCTTTTTTATTTTGTAAATACATGGAAAAGCGCGTTCAGAGTGAAAAACAAGACCAGACAAGTCATATTAAAAAGTGGGGGACGAACGTCAAAAAGCATGCTAAATATTAAAATAAAATCAATAAAACTTTACAAATATTACACTTTGTGGTAAAATCAGACGCGTTGGCCTGCTTTCGGGGCCGGCGGACAGAAATTTGAATATAGAAAGACTGGTGATTTGTTGAGTACCACAAAATGGATGAAGAATGGATTGATCCTTTTGGGAACATTCTTCTTGATCACGATTCTAATGCTGGGCATGGCCACTCCGGCCTATGCGGAAGAACTGCCGGAAGCGGCAGGGACGGCAACGGAAGAAGAGCATGTGGAAGGACAAACAATTGAAACGCGGCAAAGCATGACAATCATGAAGACGGAAGTGAAAGATATCCCGGCAGAAAACGGCGAGACGGTGACGGTCCTGGCATCGGGAGCGGAGATCGGCGTATATATGACGGATGTGAACGACAGCTGGGACGCGATCCTGCTCGATGGGGAGATCAGGTACATTCCCGCAGCAAACGCAGCCCTGACAGCTTCTGCCTATGAGTATGAATATGGATCGAACCTGACGAGGCTGACGGCGTACAGCCCGGAACAGCTGGAGCAATTGCTGGACGGGACAGAGCTATCCGGACTGGGAACAACGTTTGCGGAGATGGAAAGTAAATATGGCGTGAACGCGCTGTTCCTGATCAGTATCACAAAGCAGGAAAGCGGAAGCGGATCGAGCTCGCTCGCCCGCAGGCAAAACAACCTGGGCGGTTTGAAAAACGGACGCGGGGGATATATGGCCTTTGACACCAAGGCGGACTGCGTAGACTATATGGCGCAGCTGCTGGGGTCGAAATATCTGACGGAAGGCGGAAGGCTGTATTCCGGGACATCGGTAAAAGATGTTGCACGCCGGTACTGCGAGCAGTCCTCATCCTGGACGGCAGCAATCGAAAACCTGATGAAGGAAGGCTACAATAAGATTATCAAAACAGCATAATGATAGGATGGAAAAGCCAGTGGCGCACACTTGCCACTGGCTTTTTTTGTAGTATCCTGATACAAAACACATAAAAGGAAAAAAAGGGAAAAAGATGATTCGCAAAATACGGTTTTTGGAGCCGGGGAACCTTCCTTACAGGGTCTCTTTAAAAAATCTGTACACCTATGATAAATATATCCGCACGCCGGGCACGGGGCTGATGACGCTGGCTACGATTGCCCGTTCCCTTGTTGCGGATACCTTGATGTACAGCGAATCTATTTCCAAAATCAAATGGGCGGACGTCCTTGATGCAGATATTGTATTGATTGGCGTCTTTACGTTCAATGCGAACCGGGGGTATGAGCTTGCACGTTACGTCAGGCAGAATTCCCATGCGCTTGTCGTACTGGGAGGGCTGCACGCTTCCATGAATTACCCGGAGGCCGTTAAGTACTGCGATTATGTGCTGCTCGGGGAAGGTGACGAATCCATCCTTGAACTGATCCGTGCGGCAAACGACGGAAAGCCCATGGATTTTCCAGGACTCGCATATTTCAAAGACGGCAAGGCCGTTTGTACGGGAAAGCGCGAGCCGCCTGAAAACATCGATACCGTGCCTGACCGCAATATTTTGTACCGCTACCATAAAATGGCATGGCACCTTACCATTTGGCCGCAGGTGCACGCTTTCCGCGGATGTCCGCACAACTGCAATTATTGTGCGCTCGTGCGCCATTTCGGCAGGCGCGTGCGTACGCGGTCGCCGCAAAGCGTGATAGAGGATATCAAACAGGCGATCGCTTTCCATGCCCCCAAAGGGCTGCGATGGATCCGGCATGTATTGTGGATCACGGACGACAATTTTTTCGCGGAACGGGATTGGGCGATTTCCGTGCTTAACGCGATCATCGACAGTGGGATCAAGTATTATTTTACGATACAGGCACGCTTTGAAGTTGGATTTGACGATGAAATGCTGGTGCTGCTCCGCAAGGCGGGCGTGATCGAGTTATCCATGGGTATCGAATTTTTGGAAGACGAAGCGTTTGAAACATACCATAAAAAGAGTACGCGGGAAGATATCATACGTTCCATCAAAAATATACAGCGCCATGGAATCTCTGTGCGCGGGCTGTTTATTTTTGGAGCGGACAACCATACGCGCGGCGTGGGAAAACGCCTTGCCGAGTTTGTGATCGAAAACAAAATCAACGGTATGCTCATCCAGTCCATGTGTTTTGTGCCTGGAACCCCTGTGTATGAGCAGGATAAGGAACGCCTGATCCATGAGGACTGGTCGAAATACAACGGGAATGTGGTGCATTACCCAAAGAAGATCACGCCGTATGAGCTCCAGCAGGAAATCGTTGATGCGTCAAACCGTGTGTACACAAAAAGGAGGCTGCTGCATGCCCTGTTCCATGGGTTCTGGATCCATCGTATCCAGTTTTTGGGGGAGTATTTCTGGCAGAAAAGTATTTGCCGCGATCTAAAACAGGAGCTGCCTTACTTAAAGGAAGTATCCCGCCGGCAGGAGGAGCCTGCGGAAAGCCATTGACGGAAAGACGAGCGCATATGCTGTAAAATATTGGCCGTTGCTTTTAAGAGCAGCGGCTTTTTCTTTTACATGGATTTTACATAACATGCGTTGTGATTTTACATTGACCCTTTATAATGCAAATATGTTGAAACGTTAATCTTTTATAAATTTAACATAAGGAGAACGAAAATGAAAAAACTAATTATGGTAACAGCTTTGGCACTTGCGTCTGTATTGGCCCTCGTAGGATGCGGCGGGAACCCCGCAGCCCAGCAGCCTTCCCAAGCTGCAAGCGAATCCGCTGCGGCATCCGAGCCGGCAGTGCCGTCGGAATCCGCCGCAGCGCCGGACGAGGCGGTTTCCGGTAAGGTACAGATGTCCGGTTCCACATCGATGGAAACGATCGCCAATGCTTTAAAAGAAGCGTTCATGGACAAATACCCCGATGTGACAGTGGATGTACAGCTGGGCGGTTCTTCGGTAGGCGTGAAGGATGTGCAGGAAGGCAAATCGGATATCGGCAACGTCTCCAGGGCATTAAAAGCAGATGAGACAGGGCTGAAGGAAAACAAAATGGCAATCGACGGGATCGCGATCGTGGTCAACCCTGCAAACAAGGTAACGGAAATCAGCAAGGAAGACCTCGCAAAGGTATATACCGGTGAGATCAACAACTGGAAGGACTTAGGCGGTGACGACCAGCCGATCGTAGTGATCGGCCGTGAAGCATCCTCCGGTACGCGCGGCGCGTTCGAGGAGCTGCTCGATGTGGCGGAAAAGTGCAAATATGCGCAGGAATTGAATGAGACAGGCGCAGTTAAGACGGCGGTATCCGCAACGCCGGCCGCAATTGGATATGTGTCGCTCGAGGCGCTCGACGATACGGTGACCGCCCTCAATGTCGACGGTGCGCCGGCGACGGAAGAAGCGATCAAAGCAAACGAATACCCGCTTTCGAGGCCGTTCCTCATGGTGACGGCGGAAGGTGAACTCCGTCCCGAAGTACAGGCATTCCTCGACTTTGTCATGGGAGAAGAGGGACAGGCGATCGTAGCGGACAATAAGTTGATCACGATTTCATAAAACTTTTCCTCTTAGGTTTTTACCTGAAGGGGCGCCGGGAAACCCAGCGCCTCTTTAGGCGGTTATAAGCGACCTTATAAGGAGCATCGTATGGAACATATCACAATCATGGGCGGCAGGAAGACGAAAAGCGCCCTTGAAAAAACAATGAAGGGCGTATTTATCGTTTGCGGCGCCTTTGCCGTAGTGGCAGTCCTTGTGATCACGATCTACATGATCATTTCCGGTGCGCCGGCGATGTTTACGATCGGCCTGAAGGATTTTTTGTTTGGGACGCAGTGGGCGCCGACGGCGGCAGATCCGAAATTCGGCATATTGCCGATGATCTTAACGTCGCTGGTGGGAACGGGGATCACGATTTTGATCGGCGTACCCA contains these protein-coding regions:
- a CDS encoding peptidylprolyl isomerase; the encoded protein is MVLMKIKGGGTIKIKLDENAAPKTVENFKKLVSEGFYDGLTFHRVIKGFMIQGGCPNGTGTGGPGYSIEGEFASNGVENPLKHKRGVISMARSMDPNSAGSQFFIMHADAPHLDGQYAAFGKVTEGMDIVDEIASMKTDFSDKPLADIVIEKVTLEEE
- a CDS encoding glucosaminidase domain-containing protein, giving the protein MSTTKWMKNGLILLGTFFLITILMLGMATPAYAEELPEAAGTATEEEHVEGQTIETRQSMTIMKTEVKDIPAENGETVTVLASGAEIGVYMTDVNDSWDAILLDGEIRYIPAANAALTASAYEYEYGSNLTRLTAYSPEQLEQLLDGTELSGLGTTFAEMESKYGVNALFLISITKQESGSGSSSLARRQNNLGGLKNGRGGYMAFDTKADCVDYMAQLLGSKYLTEGGRLYSGTSVKDVARRYCEQSSSWTAAIENLMKEGYNKIIKTA
- a CDS encoding phosphate ABC transporter substrate-binding protein — translated: MKKLIMVTALALASVLALVGCGGNPAAQQPSQAASESAAASEPAVPSESAAAPDEAVSGKVQMSGSTSMETIANALKEAFMDKYPDVTVDVQLGGSSVGVKDVQEGKSDIGNVSRALKADETGLKENKMAIDGIAIVVNPANKVTEISKEDLAKVYTGEINNWKDLGGDDQPIVVIGREASSGTRGAFEELLDVAEKCKYAQELNETGAVKTAVSATPAAIGYVSLEALDDTVTALNVDGAPATEEAIKANEYPLSRPFLMVTAEGELRPEVQAFLDFVMGEEGQAIVADNKLITIS
- a CDS encoding B12-binding domain-containing radical SAM protein — translated: MIRKIRFLEPGNLPYRVSLKNLYTYDKYIRTPGTGLMTLATIARSLVADTLMYSESISKIKWADVLDADIVLIGVFTFNANRGYELARYVRQNSHALVVLGGLHASMNYPEAVKYCDYVLLGEGDESILELIRAANDGKPMDFPGLAYFKDGKAVCTGKREPPENIDTVPDRNILYRYHKMAWHLTIWPQVHAFRGCPHNCNYCALVRHFGRRVRTRSPQSVIEDIKQAIAFHAPKGLRWIRHVLWITDDNFFAERDWAISVLNAIIDSGIKYYFTIQARFEVGFDDEMLVLLRKAGVIELSMGIEFLEDEAFETYHKKSTREDIIRSIKNIQRHGISVRGLFIFGADNHTRGVGKRLAEFVIENKINGMLIQSMCFVPGTPVYEQDKERLIHEDWSKYNGNVVHYPKKITPYELQQEIVDASNRVYTKRRLLHALFHGFWIHRIQFLGEYFWQKSICRDLKQELPYLKEVSRRQEEPAESH